In Streptomyces sp. 840.1, one DNA window encodes the following:
- a CDS encoding sacsin N-terminal ATP-binding-like domain-containing protein, protein MNATEGADPFGTARLRRRVLDAWGAGPARFREDANAEEDLALGGYRDRLVVELAQNAADAAARARVSGRLRLTLHPGAGDAPAVLAAANTGAPLDATGVESLSTLRASAKREGHEAAVGRFGVGFAAVLAVSDEPAVIGRHGGVRWSLAEARDLARDAAIGSPGLGDELRRRDGHVPLLRLPLPAEGTAPDGYDTVVVLPLRDGGAEDLVGRLLTAVDDALLLTLGGLDEIVIETPDTVRTLRRSQHGPYVHVEDSEHGTNRWRTVARHGAVEPELLVGRPLEERLRPHWSVTWAVPVDAEGAPVHPRTAPVVHAPTPTDEPLGVPALLIASLPLDTTRRHPAPGPLTDFLVQRAADAYAELLADWQPVSVATIALVPGPLGKGELDGALRAAILERLPRVAFLEPAAPRDPAAEPDRWDSWDAAADEGRKATTALRPLEAEVLEGVGAETVTVLAEVLPCLLPAGLERRVELRTLGVARVPLTEAIDRLAGLERDPGWWRRLYDSLAGIDPDRLSGLPVPLAGTASRGADPDAPAVPRTTIGPRQVLLPLPDALTGPVLDRLARLGLKVAHPDAAHPLLEKLGALPATPRAVLTTPQVRAAVAGSLDAGEIWDEDALDGDELAETVLTLVRDAGLVPGDEPWLGALALPDEDGEPAPAGELVLPGSPFAAVMREGELALCDEELAERWGEQPLTACGVLATFALVRATDVVLDPDELEPRDGDFAEPDDAGLLDAVDVWCEDILDQLPDTVVPPVATELVAVRDLDLVDDDAWPQALAMLARPPLRDALTQPVRVLLPDGTTQSVRPYTAWWLRDHPVLDGRRPAGLRADGGDPRLAGLYDSADATGFDDAQVLRALGVRTSVAALLDEPGGAAELLGRLADGDRPVGPVQLHSLYTALAELDPEQVTLPDELRAVVDGEVRVVDAADAVIADAPDLLPLTGGLPLLPVAPANAAELAELFQVRRLGESVEAEVTSEGEEHQVPESVRVLLGRGTPDTYVEHGELRAGGVELDWRRTPDGTVHAATLEGVAAGLAWAAGQWPRRFEVAALLEDPSRTGELARDRWFD, encoded by the coding sequence ATGAATGCGACCGAGGGGGCCGACCCGTTCGGCACCGCACGGCTGCGGCGCCGCGTGCTCGACGCCTGGGGCGCCGGCCCCGCCCGCTTCCGGGAGGACGCCAACGCCGAGGAGGACCTCGCGCTGGGCGGCTACCGCGACCGCCTCGTCGTCGAGCTGGCCCAGAACGCCGCCGACGCCGCCGCCCGCGCCCGGGTGTCCGGCCGGCTCCGGCTCACCCTGCACCCGGGGGCCGGCGACGCCCCCGCCGTCCTCGCCGCCGCGAACACCGGCGCCCCGCTGGACGCCACCGGCGTGGAGTCGCTGTCCACCCTGCGCGCGTCCGCCAAGCGCGAGGGCCACGAGGCCGCCGTCGGACGGTTCGGCGTCGGGTTCGCCGCCGTGCTGGCGGTGAGCGACGAGCCCGCCGTCATCGGGCGGCACGGCGGCGTGCGCTGGTCCCTGGCCGAGGCCCGCGACCTCGCCCGGGACGCCGCCATCGGCAGCCCCGGACTCGGCGACGAACTGCGCCGCCGCGACGGACACGTACCCCTGCTGCGCCTCCCGCTGCCCGCCGAGGGCACCGCACCGGACGGCTACGACACCGTCGTCGTCCTGCCGCTGCGCGACGGCGGCGCCGAGGACCTGGTCGGCCGGCTGCTCACCGCCGTCGACGACGCGCTGCTGCTCACGCTGGGCGGGCTCGACGAGATCGTCATCGAAACCCCGGACACCGTACGGACGTTGCGCCGCTCGCAGCACGGCCCGTACGTCCACGTCGAGGACTCGGAGCACGGTACGAACCGCTGGCGCACCGTCGCCCGGCACGGAGCCGTCGAGCCCGAACTGCTCGTCGGCCGCCCGCTGGAGGAACGGCTGCGCCCTCACTGGTCGGTGACCTGGGCCGTCCCGGTGGACGCGGAGGGCGCCCCGGTGCACCCCCGCACCGCCCCGGTCGTGCACGCGCCGACGCCCACCGACGAACCGCTCGGCGTCCCCGCGCTGCTCATCGCCTCGCTGCCGCTGGACACCACCCGCCGCCACCCCGCGCCGGGCCCGCTCACCGACTTCCTGGTGCAGCGCGCGGCCGACGCCTACGCCGAGCTGCTCGCCGACTGGCAGCCGGTCTCCGTCGCCACCATCGCGCTCGTGCCCGGACCGCTCGGCAAGGGCGAGCTGGACGGCGCGCTGCGCGCCGCGATCCTGGAACGGCTGCCGCGCGTCGCGTTCCTGGAGCCCGCAGCCCCGCGCGACCCCGCCGCCGAGCCGGACCGGTGGGACAGCTGGGACGCCGCTGCCGACGAGGGCCGCAAGGCCACCACCGCGCTGCGGCCGCTGGAGGCCGAGGTGCTGGAGGGGGTAGGCGCCGAGACCGTCACCGTGCTGGCCGAGGTGCTGCCCTGCCTGCTGCCCGCCGGGCTTGAGCGCCGCGTCGAACTGCGCACGCTCGGCGTCGCCCGGGTCCCGCTGACCGAGGCGATCGACCGGCTGGCCGGTCTGGAGCGCGACCCGGGCTGGTGGCGGCGGCTGTACGACAGCCTGGCCGGCATCGACCCGGACCGGCTCTCCGGCCTCCCGGTGCCGCTCGCCGGTACGGCCTCCCGGGGCGCGGACCCCGACGCCCCGGCCGTCCCCCGCACCACCATCGGCCCCCGCCAGGTCCTGCTGCCGCTCCCGGACGCGCTGACCGGCCCGGTCCTGGACCGGCTCGCCCGGCTCGGGCTGAAGGTCGCCCACCCGGACGCCGCGCACCCGCTCCTGGAGAAGCTGGGCGCGCTGCCCGCCACCCCGCGCGCCGTCCTGACGACCCCGCAGGTGCGGGCCGCCGTCGCCGGTTCGCTGGACGCGGGCGAGATCTGGGACGAGGACGCGCTGGACGGCGACGAGCTGGCGGAGACCGTCCTCACGCTCGTCCGGGACGCCGGCCTGGTGCCGGGCGACGAACCCTGGCTCGGCGCGCTCGCCCTGCCCGACGAGGACGGCGAGCCCGCCCCGGCCGGTGAGCTCGTGCTGCCCGGCAGTCCGTTCGCCGCCGTCATGCGCGAGGGCGAACTCGCCCTGTGCGACGAGGAGCTGGCCGAGCGCTGGGGCGAACAGCCGCTCACCGCCTGCGGAGTGCTGGCCACCTTCGCACTGGTGCGGGCCACCGACGTGGTCCTGGACCCGGACGAACTGGAGCCCCGCGACGGCGACTTCGCGGAGCCCGACGACGCCGGGCTGCTGGACGCCGTGGACGTCTGGTGCGAGGACATCCTCGACCAGCTCCCGGACACGGTGGTGCCGCCCGTCGCCACCGAACTCGTCGCCGTCCGCGACCTCGACCTGGTCGACGACGACGCCTGGCCCCAGGCGCTCGCGATGCTCGCCAGGCCGCCGCTGCGCGACGCCCTCACCCAGCCGGTCCGGGTACTCCTCCCGGACGGCACCACGCAGTCCGTGCGCCCGTACACCGCCTGGTGGCTGCGCGATCACCCGGTGCTGGACGGCCGCCGCCCGGCGGGCCTGCGCGCCGACGGCGGAGATCCCCGGCTGGCGGGCCTGTACGACTCCGCCGACGCCACCGGTTTCGACGACGCCCAGGTGCTGCGCGCCCTCGGTGTCCGGACCTCGGTCGCCGCCCTGCTGGACGAGCCCGGCGGCGCCGCCGAACTCCTCGGCCGGCTCGCGGACGGGGACCGCCCGGTCGGTCCCGTACAACTGCACTCCCTGTACACCGCCCTGGCCGAGCTGGACCCGGAGCAGGTCACGCTGCCGGACGAGCTGCGGGCCGTGGTCGACGGCGAGGTGCGGGTGGTCGACGCGGCGGACGCGGTGATCGCGGACGCCCCCGACCTGCTGCCGCTGACCGGGGGGCTGCCGCTGCTGCCGGTCGCCCCGGCGAACGCGGCGGAGCTGGCCGAGCTGTTCCAGGTGCGGCGGCTCGGCGAGAGCGTCGAGGCGGAGGTGACGTCCGAGGGCGAGGAGCACCAGGTCCCGGAGTCGGTGCGCGTTTTGCTCGGCCGGGGCACCCCGGACACGTACGTCGAGCACGGCGAACTGCGCGCGGGCGGCGTCGAACTGGACTGGCGCCGCACCCCTGACGGCACGGTGCACGCCGCCACCCTGGAGGGCGTCGCGGCGGGCCTGGCCTGGGCGGCGGGCCAGTGGCCGCGCCGCTTCGAGGTCGCGGCGCTGCTGGAGGACCCGTCCCGCACCGGGGAACTGGCCCGGGACCGCTGGTTCGACTGA
- a CDS encoding MarR family winged helix-turn-helix transcriptional regulator: protein MPDLIHDSDSAAAVSSLRSAVMLLGRRLKHQRVDESLSPTEMSVLGTLARCGSATPGELARKEHVQPPSMTRIVALLEAKGLVRLEPHPDDRRQKMVSQTEQAEAMLAESRNKRNAWLTTLAEGLDEDEWETLRNAAPVLEKLAHL from the coding sequence ATGCCTGACCTGATCCACGACAGCGACAGTGCCGCCGCCGTGAGCTCCCTTCGTTCCGCCGTCATGCTGCTCGGCCGGCGCCTCAAGCACCAGCGCGTCGACGAGTCGCTGAGCCCCACCGAGATGTCGGTGCTCGGCACGCTCGCCCGCTGCGGTTCGGCCACCCCCGGTGAGCTGGCCCGCAAGGAGCATGTGCAGCCCCCGTCGATGACCCGCATCGTCGCGCTGCTGGAAGCCAAGGGACTTGTCAGACTGGAACCGCACCCCGATGACCGTCGTCAGAAGATGGTCAGCCAGACCGAGCAGGCCGAGGCCATGCTCGCCGAGAGCCGCAACAAGCGGAACGCCTGGCTGACCACCCTTGCCGAAGGCCTGGACGAGGACGAGTGGGAGACGCTTCGCAACGCGGCCCCCGTGCTGGAGAAGCTCGCCCACCTGTAG
- a CDS encoding calcium-binding protein, giving the protein MRMRTSATVAVGALALLALAVPAAQANGHSGDTAITKVTVNGGKNVVVGTSAVKKFSVAVTGKDNSGIKGMEIELVGPGFGYLSPTSTKCSGSTCTASFTVDPKVDLPYSNDVAGTWYVDAWVDAKDGDFVWKEKAASFKFQRAATQTVNAAPEPVKKGKTLTVTGKLARANWDDFKYHGYTSQSVKLQFLKKGGKTWGTVKTVKTNSTGALKTTVKASVDGYWRYSFAGTASTPAVNSTGDFVDVK; this is encoded by the coding sequence ATGCGCATGCGTACCTCCGCGACCGTCGCCGTCGGTGCTCTGGCACTGCTGGCCCTCGCCGTACCGGCCGCCCAGGCCAACGGCCACTCGGGCGACACCGCCATCACCAAGGTCACGGTCAACGGTGGCAAGAACGTGGTGGTCGGCACCAGCGCCGTCAAGAAGTTCTCCGTCGCGGTGACCGGCAAGGACAACTCCGGCATCAAGGGGATGGAGATCGAGCTGGTCGGCCCCGGGTTCGGCTACCTGTCGCCGACCAGCACCAAGTGCTCCGGCAGCACCTGCACCGCGTCGTTCACCGTCGACCCGAAGGTCGACCTGCCGTACTCCAACGACGTCGCCGGTACCTGGTACGTCGACGCGTGGGTGGACGCCAAGGACGGCGACTTCGTCTGGAAGGAGAAGGCCGCGTCCTTCAAGTTCCAGCGGGCGGCCACGCAGACCGTCAACGCCGCCCCCGAGCCGGTGAAGAAGGGCAAGACCCTCACGGTCACCGGCAAGCTGGCACGGGCCAACTGGGACGACTTCAAGTACCACGGCTACACCAGCCAGTCGGTCAAGCTGCAGTTCCTCAAGAAGGGCGGCAAGACCTGGGGCACGGTGAAGACCGTCAAGACGAACAGCACCGGCGCCCTGAAGACCACGGTGAAGGCCTCGGTCGACGGTTACTGGCGCTACAGCTTCGCCGGTACGGCCTCCACTCCGGCCGTCAACTCCACGGGTGACTTCGTCGACGTGAAGTAG
- a CDS encoding NCS2 family permease, whose amino-acid sequence MPPSATAPVDSGQPPAPQPSGGLDRFFKISERGSSVAREIRGGFATFFAMAYIIVLNPIILGSAKDMYGHQLDSGQLVTATVLVAAFSTLLMGVIGNVPIALAAGLGVNTVVALQLAPRMSWPDAMGMVVLAGIVVMLLVATGLRERVMNAVPTSLRKGIAIGIGLFILLIGLVDSGFVSRIPDVAHTTVPLQLGNDGHLNGWPVLVFVLGALLTLALIVRKVPGAILISIVAMTVVALIIDAIADLPGEAWGLTVPQWPGNPVASPDFGLIGKVSLFGGFDKVGMLTGILFVFTVLLSCFFDAMGTILGVGDEAKLTDKDGNFPGINKVLFVDGIAVAAGGAGSASAGTCFVESTAGVGEGARTGFASIVTGLLFTAALFLTPLATMVPSQAATPALLAVGFLIIAGSVRDIDWSDYTLSMPAFLAMVMMPFTYSITNGIGVGFIAFCVLRLAAGRGRSVPVAMYVVSAVFVFYYAMPALGLT is encoded by the coding sequence ATGCCCCCCTCGGCCACCGCTCCGGTCGACTCCGGACAGCCCCCGGCTCCCCAGCCCTCCGGAGGCCTGGACCGTTTCTTCAAGATCTCCGAGCGGGGGTCGTCGGTCGCGCGCGAGATCCGTGGCGGATTCGCCACCTTCTTCGCGATGGCGTACATCATCGTGCTGAACCCGATCATCCTGGGCAGCGCGAAGGACATGTACGGGCATCAGCTCGACAGCGGCCAGCTGGTCACCGCGACGGTGCTGGTGGCCGCGTTCTCCACGCTCCTCATGGGGGTCATCGGCAACGTGCCGATCGCGCTGGCCGCCGGCCTCGGCGTCAACACCGTCGTCGCCCTCCAGCTCGCCCCCCGGATGAGCTGGCCCGACGCGATGGGCATGGTCGTCCTCGCGGGCATCGTGGTCATGCTGCTGGTCGCGACCGGCCTGCGGGAACGCGTGATGAACGCCGTACCGACCTCGCTCCGCAAGGGCATCGCGATCGGCATCGGCCTCTTCATCCTGCTGATCGGTCTGGTCGACTCCGGCTTCGTCTCCCGCATCCCGGACGTCGCGCACACCACCGTCCCGCTGCAGCTCGGCAACGACGGCCACCTCAACGGCTGGCCCGTGCTGGTCTTCGTGCTCGGCGCGCTGCTCACGCTCGCGCTGATCGTCCGCAAGGTGCCGGGCGCGATCCTGATCTCCATCGTCGCGATGACGGTCGTCGCGCTGATCATCGACGCGATCGCGGACCTGCCGGGCGAGGCCTGGGGCCTGACCGTCCCGCAGTGGCCGGGCAACCCCGTCGCCTCGCCGGACTTCGGGCTGATCGGCAAGGTCAGCCTGTTCGGCGGCTTCGACAAGGTCGGGATGCTCACCGGCATCCTGTTCGTCTTCACCGTGCTGCTGTCCTGCTTCTTCGACGCGATGGGCACCATCCTCGGCGTCGGCGACGAGGCCAAGCTGACGGACAAGGACGGCAACTTCCCCGGCATCAACAAGGTGCTGTTCGTCGACGGCATCGCGGTCGCCGCGGGCGGCGCGGGCTCCGCCTCGGCGGGCACCTGCTTCGTGGAGTCCACGGCGGGTGTCGGTGAGGGGGCCCGCACGGGCTTCGCGAGCATCGTGACGGGTCTGCTGTTCACGGCGGCGCTGTTCCTGACACCACTGGCGACGATGGTCCCCTCGCAGGCGGCCACTCCGGCCCTGCTGGCGGTGGGCTTCCTGATCATCGCGGGCTCGGTGCGGGACATCGACTGGAGCGACTACACGCTCTCGATGCCGGCCTTCCTCGCCATGGTGATGATGCCGTTCACGTACTCGATCACCAACGGCATCGGCGTCGGCTTCATCGCGTTCTGCGTGCTGCGGCTGGCCGCCGGGCGCGGTCGCTCGGTGCCGGTGGCCATGTACGTGGTGTCGGCGGTCTTCGTCTTCTACTACGCGATGCCGGCGCTCGGCCTCACGTGA
- a CDS encoding DUF2530 domain-containing protein — translation MAKWTPKHEAPEPLEGPVVATITGGTILWFVLFLVQLPFYGWFDDHGHLWWVWTCLAGGGLGLIGIWYVRGRDAAIKRAEAADAGPQSDSDTPGATA, via the coding sequence ATGGCGAAGTGGACACCGAAGCACGAGGCACCCGAGCCCCTGGAGGGGCCCGTCGTCGCCACCATCACCGGCGGCACGATCCTCTGGTTCGTCCTCTTCCTCGTCCAGCTCCCGTTCTACGGCTGGTTCGACGACCACGGGCACCTGTGGTGGGTATGGACCTGCCTGGCCGGCGGAGGCCTCGGCCTGATCGGCATCTGGTACGTACGGGGACGCGACGCCGCGATCAAGCGGGCCGAGGCCGCCGACGCGGGCCCGCAGAGCGATTCGGACACTCCCGGCGCCACCGCCTGA
- a CDS encoding ribbon-helix-helix protein, CopG family: MGSTVLSLRIDGELLDRLKQHAARRGMSVQDYVVRTLIRDDFDERFQAAVDGTEKFYGAGGRAAEEVT, from the coding sequence ATGGGATCGACAGTGCTCAGCCTGCGGATAGACGGTGAGCTGCTCGACCGGCTCAAGCAGCACGCCGCCAGACGCGGAATGAGCGTCCAGGACTATGTGGTCCGGACGCTCATTCGCGATGACTTCGACGAGCGCTTCCAGGCGGCCGTCGACGGGACGGAGAAGTTCTACGGAGCGGGCGGGCGCGCGGCCGAGGAGGTCACCTGA
- a CDS encoding HAD-IC family P-type ATPase — MTQRALDPSGDEPNRSSVPSGTDRPVMIDAGSELDPVHPVEPPAPGGGRGLTSAEVAERIARGEVNDVPVRSSRSVREIVRANVFTRFNLIIGVLWLIMLFVAPIQDSLFGFVIIANTGIGIVQEWRAKKTLDSLAVIGEAKPTVRRDGVAAEISTSEIVLGDLVELGPGDKVVVDGTVAEADSLEIDESLLTGEADPVLKRAGDPVMSGSFVVAGGGAFAATKVGREAYAAQLAEEASRFTLVQSELRSGISTILKYVTWMMIPTAIGLILSQLVVKDHNFKDSVARTVGGIVPMIPEGLVLLTSVAFAIGVVRLGRKQCLVQELPAIEGLARVDVVCLDKTGTLTEGGMDVTEARALNGTDEPYLHRVLAAFGASDPRPNASLQAIIDAYPVPDGEGWHVTQALPFSSARKYSGAAFDEAGGQSSGWLLGAPDVLLPEDDPALTEIEQLNQQGLRVLLLARVDGQLDDPATATGAEPAALIVLEQRLRPDAQETLAYFADQRVATKVISGDNAVSVGAVAAKLGLPGAEHTLDARRLPTDPDEMATAMEENAVFGRVTPQQKREMVAALQSRGHTVAMTGDGVNDVLALKDADIGVSMGSGSEATRAVAQIVLLNNSFATLPSVVAEGRRVIGNITRVATLFLTKTVYSVLLAVLVVCFQVEYPFLPRHLTLLSTLTIGIPAFFLALAPNKERAHPHFVRRVMRYAVPSGTIAAVATFVTYLLARHHYTGSGALDAETSAATLTLFLVSMWVLAIIARPYTWWRICLVAAMGIAFLIVLVVPWLQDFFALKLVGATMPWTAVGIAVIASAALEFAWRLVSRRFPV; from the coding sequence ATGACTCAGCGGGCACTCGACCCCTCAGGGGATGAGCCGAACAGATCCTCCGTGCCTTCCGGCACCGACCGGCCGGTGATGATCGACGCCGGCAGCGAGCTCGACCCGGTGCACCCGGTCGAGCCCCCGGCCCCGGGCGGCGGGCGCGGGCTGACCTCGGCCGAGGTCGCGGAGCGGATCGCCCGGGGCGAGGTCAACGACGTCCCCGTGCGCTCGTCCCGGTCCGTGCGCGAGATCGTCCGCGCCAACGTCTTCACCCGGTTCAACCTGATCATCGGCGTGCTCTGGCTGATCATGCTGTTCGTCGCGCCGATCCAGGACAGCCTCTTCGGCTTCGTGATCATCGCCAACACCGGCATCGGCATCGTCCAGGAGTGGCGGGCCAAGAAGACCCTGGACAGCCTCGCGGTCATCGGCGAGGCCAAACCCACCGTCCGGCGGGACGGGGTCGCCGCCGAGATCTCCACCTCCGAGATCGTCCTGGGCGACCTCGTCGAGCTCGGCCCCGGCGACAAGGTCGTGGTCGACGGCACGGTCGCGGAGGCCGACAGCCTGGAGATCGACGAGTCCCTGCTGACCGGCGAGGCCGACCCGGTCCTCAAGCGCGCCGGCGACCCGGTCATGTCCGGCAGCTTCGTCGTCGCGGGCGGCGGCGCCTTCGCCGCGACCAAGGTCGGCCGCGAGGCCTACGCCGCACAGCTCGCGGAGGAGGCCTCCCGCTTCACGCTCGTCCAGTCCGAGCTGCGCAGCGGCATCTCCACCATCCTCAAGTACGTCACCTGGATGATGATCCCGACCGCGATCGGGCTGATCCTCAGCCAGCTGGTCGTCAAGGACCACAACTTCAAGGACTCCGTCGCCCGGACCGTCGGCGGCATCGTCCCGATGATCCCGGAGGGCCTGGTCCTGCTCACCTCGGTCGCCTTCGCGATCGGGGTGGTCCGGCTGGGCCGCAAACAGTGCCTGGTCCAGGAGCTCCCCGCCATCGAGGGCCTGGCCCGGGTCGACGTCGTCTGCCTGGACAAGACCGGCACCCTCACCGAGGGCGGCATGGACGTCACCGAGGCCCGCGCGCTGAACGGCACCGACGAGCCCTACCTGCACCGCGTACTGGCCGCCTTCGGCGCCTCCGACCCACGGCCCAACGCCAGCCTCCAGGCGATCATCGACGCCTACCCGGTCCCGGACGGCGAGGGCTGGCACGTCACCCAGGCGCTGCCGTTCTCCTCGGCCCGCAAGTACAGCGGCGCCGCCTTCGACGAGGCCGGCGGGCAGTCCTCCGGCTGGCTGCTCGGCGCCCCCGACGTGCTGCTCCCCGAGGACGACCCTGCTCTCACCGAGATCGAGCAGCTCAACCAGCAGGGCCTGCGCGTCCTGCTCCTGGCCCGCGTGGACGGGCAGCTCGACGACCCCGCGACGGCGACCGGGGCGGAGCCGGCCGCGCTCATCGTCCTGGAGCAGCGGCTGCGGCCCGACGCGCAGGAGACGCTCGCCTACTTCGCCGACCAGCGGGTCGCCACGAAGGTGATCTCCGGCGACAACGCCGTATCGGTCGGCGCCGTCGCCGCGAAGCTCGGACTGCCGGGCGCCGAGCACACCCTGGACGCGCGCCGGCTGCCCACCGACCCGGACGAGATGGCCACCGCCATGGAGGAGAACGCGGTCTTCGGCCGCGTCACCCCGCAGCAGAAGCGCGAGATGGTCGCCGCCCTCCAGTCCCGCGGCCACACCGTCGCGATGACCGGCGACGGCGTCAACGACGTGCTCGCCCTCAAGGACGCCGACATCGGCGTCTCGATGGGCTCCGGCTCGGAGGCGACCCGCGCGGTCGCCCAGATCGTGCTGCTCAACAACAGCTTCGCGACGCTGCCGTCCGTCGTCGCCGAGGGCCGCCGGGTCATCGGCAACATCACCCGGGTCGCCACCCTGTTCCTGACGAAGACCGTCTACTCGGTGCTGCTGGCCGTCCTGGTGGTCTGCTTCCAGGTCGAGTACCCGTTCCTGCCCCGGCACCTGACCCTGCTGTCGACACTGACCATCGGCATCCCGGCGTTCTTCCTCGCCCTGGCCCCCAACAAGGAGCGCGCGCACCCCCACTTCGTGCGGCGCGTCATGCGGTACGCGGTCCCGTCCGGCACGATCGCGGCCGTCGCCACCTTCGTGACGTACCTGCTGGCCCGGCACCACTACACCGGGTCCGGCGCGCTGGACGCGGAGACCAGCGCGGCCACACTCACGCTGTTCCTGGTCTCGATGTGGGTCCTGGCGATCATCGCCCGCCCCTACACCTGGTGGCGGATCTGCCTGGTGGCGGCGATGGGGATCGCGTTCCTGATCGTGCTGGTCGTGCCGTGGCTGCAGGACTTCTTCGCACTGAAGCTGGTGGGCGCGACGATGCCGTGGACGGCGGTGGGCATCGCCGTGATCGCCTCGGCGGCGCTGGAGTTCGCCTGGCGACTGGTGAGCCGCCGCTTCCCGGTGTAG
- a CDS encoding MFS transporter has protein sequence MSTGSGADSAPAPTSTHESKPGGTFSSLKIRNYRLFATGAVISNTGTWMSRITQDWLVLSLTGSAAAVGITTALQFLPMLLFGLYGGVIADRMPKRKLLLISQAALGLCGVALAVLTLSGVVQVWHVYLIAFLLGMVTVVDNPARQSFVSEMVGPAQLRNAVSLNSANFQSARLIGPAVAGVLITSVGSGWAFMFNGLSFLAPLVGLMMMRTSELHKAVVVPRAKGQLREGLRYVSGRPELIWPIVLVGFVGTFGFNFPIFLTAFADEVFHGGAGMYSFFNILMAAGSLAGALLAARRGSSRLRMLVGAGTLFGLLEVIASMSPSVWLFSLLLLPIGMIGLTTNISANTSVQMAADPAMRGRVMSLYMMVFAGGTPVGAPIVGWISDAYGVRTGMAVGGAFSLVAALGVGFMLARVGGLRLQVDLRPGRPHVRFVPREQLATAA, from the coding sequence TTGAGTACGGGATCCGGAGCAGACTCCGCCCCCGCACCGACTTCCACCCACGAGAGCAAGCCCGGCGGGACCTTCTCGTCGCTGAAGATCCGTAACTACCGCCTGTTCGCAACCGGCGCCGTGATCTCCAACACCGGTACCTGGATGTCCCGCATCACGCAGGACTGGCTCGTCCTGAGCCTCACCGGGTCCGCCGCCGCCGTCGGCATCACCACGGCACTCCAGTTCCTCCCCATGCTGCTCTTCGGCCTGTACGGCGGCGTCATCGCCGACCGCATGCCCAAGCGCAAGCTCCTGCTCATCAGCCAGGCCGCGCTCGGCCTGTGCGGTGTCGCGCTCGCGGTGCTCACGCTGTCCGGCGTGGTCCAGGTGTGGCACGTCTACCTGATCGCGTTCCTGCTCGGCATGGTCACGGTCGTGGACAACCCGGCCCGCCAGTCGTTCGTCTCCGAGATGGTCGGCCCCGCCCAGCTGCGCAACGCGGTCAGTCTGAACTCGGCGAACTTCCAGTCCGCCCGGCTCATCGGTCCCGCCGTCGCGGGTGTGCTGATCACCTCGGTCGGCAGCGGCTGGGCCTTCATGTTCAACGGCCTGTCGTTCCTCGCGCCGCTCGTCGGCCTGATGATGATGCGCACGAGCGAGCTGCACAAGGCCGTGGTCGTACCGCGCGCCAAGGGCCAGCTGCGCGAGGGGCTGCGTTACGTCTCCGGCCGCCCGGAGCTGATCTGGCCGATCGTCCTCGTCGGCTTCGTCGGCACGTTCGGGTTCAACTTCCCGATCTTCCTGACCGCCTTCGCGGACGAGGTCTTTCACGGCGGCGCCGGGATGTACTCGTTCTTCAACATCCTGATGGCCGCGGGCTCCCTCGCCGGGGCCCTGCTCGCCGCCCGCCGCGGCTCGTCGCGGCTGCGGATGCTGGTCGGCGCCGGCACCCTGTTCGGTCTGCTGGAGGTCATCGCCTCCATGTCGCCGTCCGTCTGGCTGTTCTCGCTGCTGCTCCTGCCGATCGGCATGATCGGTCTGACGACCAACATCAGCGCGAACACCAGCGTCCAGATGGCGGCCGACCCGGCCATGCGCGGCCGGGTGATGAGCCTGTACATGATGGTCTTCGCCGGTGGTACGCCGGTGGGCGCCCCGATCGTCGGCTGGATCAGCGACGCGTACGGCGTCCGCACCGGAATGGCGGTCGGCGGCGCGTTCTCGCTGGTCGCCGCACTCGGCGTCGGCTTCATGCTGGCCCGCGTAGGCGGCCTGCGCCTCCAGGTCGACCTGCGCCCCGGCCGCCCGCACGTACGGTTCGTCCCGCGCGAGCAGCTGGCCACGGCGGCCTGA